A genome region from Magnolia sinica isolate HGM2019 chromosome 8, MsV1, whole genome shotgun sequence includes the following:
- the LOC131254341 gene encoding uncharacterized protein LOC131254341: MAGNLKLNVDGSALSKPGPAGGGCICRDSNGNLVFAFAEGYGSSSNNRAELRALHDGLELCISCGLLCVSIESDSKWVVDCINGRSSFAWKWKYWFSRIQKLSLKGSFRCSLIPREANGPANGLAKLGSSTQADSLVLQVSSLPRLLRGSFVPGPASILIPVNFWHINEMNLFL; the protein is encoded by the exons ATGGCGGGCAACTTGAAGCTCAATGTTGATGGTTCTGCCCTGTCTAAGCCAGGGCCAGCGGGAGGAGGATGTATCTGCCGAGATAGCAACGGTAACCTTGTGTTTGCATTCGCCGAAGGTTACGGGTCCTCTTCAAACAATAGGGCCGAGCTTCGTGCGCTGCACGACGGCCTGGAGCTATGCATCAGCTGCGGTTTGCTTTGTGTCTCCATTGAATCGGACTCAAAATGGGTGGTAGACTGCATCAATGGGAGGTCCTCATTTGCATGGAAATGGAAGTATTGGTTTTCTAGGATCCAAAAGCTTTCCTTGAAAGGCTCCTTTAGATGCTCGCTCATCCCTAGAGAGGCTAACGGTCCGGCCAATGGTTTAGCAAAGTTGGGTAGTTCGACTCAAGCAGATTCTCTCGTCCTACAAGTTTCCAGCCTTCCTCGCTTGCTCCGAG GATCTTTTGTCCCTGGTCCTGCCAGCATCCTTATACCTGTAAATTTTTGGCATATCAATGAAATGAATCTCTTcctttag